The genomic DNA TCCATAGATGCGCAGTTCCCAGTCCGGATCCTTGGCGGCCACCGCGCAGAACGCCTCCAGCAGGACGTCGTACCGCTTCCCGGGGACCAGCCGGCCGGCGGCCGCGATCACCTTCGCCGTGCCGTCGGAGGGCGCGACGCCGACCTCCGGCACGATGTTCGGCACCGACACCACACGGACGCCGGGCAGGGGCATCCGCGTCCGGTACACCTCCGCGTCCGCCCCGGTCATCGTCACCACCGCGTCGAGGTCCCGGTAGTGGCGCGCGAGAACAGTGCGCAGCCGCTTGGCGTGCGCGTCGTGCCGCAGGTGCTCCTGTGCGATGCGCAGCGCACGGCGCGGCCCGAGGGCGATGTACACGTTGATGCCGGGCCGGGTGCCGATGACGACGTCCGCGTCGCAGCTCTCCAGATACGCCCGCGCCCGCAGGTCGGTGAGGCGCGTGTACTGGTGGTGGCGCTTGTCGGCCACCGGGAAGTCGACGGCCTCCCGCGCGTACGCCGGGTCCGCCAGGTCGGCGCTGCCCTCGCGGGTGTCCACCAGGGGGACGAGGGTGATCCGCGGGTCGACGGCGAAGCGCGGCTCGGCGCGGTGCCGGGACATCGACACGATCTCCACGTCGTGCCGCTCGGCCAGCGCCGAGGCGAGGTTGAGGGTGGTGCGGACGGTGCCGCCGATGGCATACGCGTTGTGCAGCAGGAACACGATCTTCCTGCGCCCGGCGCGGCTCGTCATGCGTGTCATCCGCTTCATTCAGTGCCTTCCCCTGCGCGGCCTCGGTCCTTCTGGACGCGCCTGACATGGGGGACACAGTGACCGGACGAGGTAAGTCACTGGCCCGGCCGCGGTGAGAGGCGGGTAAGAAGCCCACCCGCGCCCCGGCTCATCAGGTGGTATGCCGCCGCGGCCTTGGCAGACTGGCGGGGTGACCCAGACAGTTCTGCTCGCCGAGGACGACCGCGCCATCCGTCATGCCCTGGAACGCGCGCTGACGCTTGAGGGTTACGCGGTGACCGCCGTCGCCGACGGGGTCGAGGCGCTGGCCCAGGCCCACCGCACCCCGCCCGACGTGCTCCTGCTCGACGTGATGATGCCGGGCATCGACGGCCTCCAGGTGTGCCGCGTGCTGCGCGCCGAGGGCGACCGCACCCCGATCCTGATGCTCACCGCGCTGGTGGAGACGGCCGACCGGATCGCGGGTCTGGACGCGGGCGCCGACGACTACGTGGTGAAGCCGTTCGACGTGGAGGAGGTCTTCGCACGGCTGCGGGCCCTGCTGCGCCGCACCGGGAACGCCTCCCTCGACGCGCCGAAGGAGGAGCCGTCGCCCAGCGGGCAGGTGTCCGTGGCGGGGCTGCGGATGGACGTGCAGGCCCGGCGCGCCTGGCGCGGGGAGCGTGAGGTGGAGCTCACGCGCACCGAGTTCGACCTCCTGGAACTGCTCGTCCGCAACGCGGGCATCGTCCTCGACCACACCACCATCTACGACCGCATCTGGGGCTACGACTTCGGCCCGGGTTCCAAGAACCTCGCCGTGTACGTGGGCTATCTGCGGCGCAAGCTCGACCAGCCGGGGGCTCCAGCGCTCATCCACACGGTGCGGGGCGTGGGGTACGTCTTGAGGGAGGACTGAGTGCCCCTGGTGTCCCGGCTGCCCCGGAGCCTGCGCACGCGCTTGCGCGGCATCTCCTCACTGCGCGCCACCTTCACGCTGTCGTTCGCGGCGGTGGCCGTCGGGGTGACCGTCCTCGTCGGCTTCCTGAGCTACGACGCCGCCGCCCGGCTGGTCCGCCTGGACCAGCAGACCGTGTTCGCGCAGGTCGTGCACGACCTGCGCGAACAGGTGCGGCACGACGCACTGGACCCCGAGGACTTCGCCTCCTCCGACCCCGACCACGACGGCCCGCTCGACGACATCATCCGGCCCAGCCGTACGGACGTGCAGGTGCTCGGCCCCGGTGGCGCGGTCGCGGACCGGGGGCACCCGGTGCTGCCGGTGGCCGCCGCGGACCGGCAGGTCGCCGAGGCCTCCTCGGCCGGGAAGCTGGCGGAGCACAAGGAGGTCGAGGTGGCCGGCGACTTCTACCGGGTGGCGGCCGTCTCCCTCGGCCACGGGCGGGGCGCGGTGCAGATCGCGCAGCAGTTCAGCGACACGGAGGATCTGCTGCGCCAGCTTCAGCAGCGGACGTTCCTGCTGGTCGGCGGCGTTGTGATCGCGGCGGGACTGTTCGGCTGGTGGTTGGCCCGGCGGATAACGCGGCGGCTGGTCCGGCTCACCGCGGCCGCCGAGGACGTGGCCCGCACCCGGCGACTGGGCATTCAGGTGCCGGTCACCGGGCGCGACGAGGTGGCCCGGCTCGGCCGCGCCTTCGACCGCATGCTGGGCCGCCTGGCCCAGTCGGAGGAGGACCAGCGCCGCCTGGTCCAGGACGCGGGCCACGAACTCCGTACGCCGCTCACCTCGCTGCGTACGAACATCTCGATGCTCCGCCGCATCGACGAACTGCCACCCGCCGCCCGCGAGGAACTGGTCGCCGACCTGGCCCTCGAGTCGCGGGAACTGACCGACCTGGTCAACGAGCTGGTGGATCTGGCGGCCGGCCAGTCGGACACGGAGCCGGTGCAGCGGCTGGACCTGGGAGACCTCGCGGAGGACGTGGCGATCGTGGCCCGCCGCCGCACGGGCCGTGACGTCATCGTCCGCGTCACCGGCGACCCGACGGCCGACGGCCGCCCCGCGGCGTTGCAGCGGGCGCTGTCGAACCTGGTGGAGAACGCGGCGAAGTTCGACCGCGACGGCGAGGAGGCGATCGAGATCGTGGTGACGGGCGCGGCGGGGGCCGGGACGGTGCGCGGGCCCGGGACGGCCCGGCCGGACACGGCCCGCGCCTCGGACTCGGCCCGTTCGGAGGCGCTCCGTGCCTCGGGCTCGCTCCGCTCGGACGTGCTCCGCGCCTCGGGCTCGGCTCGTTCGGAGGTGCTCCGTGCGCCGGGCTCGGCCCGTTCGGACGGCGCGGCGCCGTCCGAGGCCGCCGTCGGGCCGGGCAGCGTGCGCGTCGAGGTCCGGGACCGCGGCCCCGGCATCGCGGACGCCGACCTGACGCGCGTCTTCGACCGCTTCTACCGGGCGGCCGACGCCCGCAGCCTGCCCGGCTCGGGGCTGGGCCTGTCGATCGTGCGCGAGGTCGCGATGTCGCACGGGGGCACACCGTTCGCCTACCGGCGCCGCGGCGGCGGGTCGGTCATCGGGTTCACCGTGGGTGGGGGTGCGCCGGGGGAGGGGGAGTGACCGGGCGCCTGCGCACGGCGGCCGGAGCCGGCTCGGGGTCTCAGCCGACGTGCACCCGGGGGCGCCGCCTCCGGTCCGGTTCCGCTTCCCGCAGTACCTCCCGGGTCACCGGCGCCACCTCCCCCTGGCCGAAGAGGAAGAAGCGCAGGAAGTTGGCGAAGGGGCTGCCCTCGGTCCACTCGAAGTAGATGTGCGGGGTGCCGCCGGTGGTGTCGCGGACGTGCAGGAGGAGGGCCGCCAGCGCGTTGGGGATCGAGGACGACTCCAGGGTCAGTACGCGGTAGCGGCCGTGCAGGACCTCGCCCCGTACGCTCAGACCCGCCTCGAACTCCGACGGGTCGAGGACCGTCACCTCGACGAAGACGAAGTCCTCCTGCGCCGGAATGTCGTTGTCGTGCCGGATCTGCTCGATCTTGTCGCGGTACTCGGCGATGTCGCGGTTGTCGGGCTCGTTGGCGATGAACCGGATCTTCCGGCTGGCGATGTCCCGTACGAACCGCTGCGCCAGCTCGTCCAGCGTCACGCTGGTGACGCGGAGTTCGAAGGCGCGCGCCAGCCGGGACAGCAGTGAGACGAGGATGATGCCCGCGATGAAACAGGCACCGATCTTGACGCCGTCCGGGCGTTCGATGACGTTGACGACGGTCGTGTAGAGGAAGACCGCCGAGATCACCGCGAAGCCGATAGCCGCGTTGCGCTGGCCCGCCTTGCGCGCCGCGATGGTCACCGCGATCGCGGCGGAGCTGATCAGCACCAGCACACCGGTGGCGTACGCGCCGCCCTGCGCGTCGACGTTCGCGTCGAAGATCCACGTCACCAGGAAGCCGACGAGCGTGAAGACGATGACCATCGGGCGGACGGCGCGCGCCCAGTGCGGGGCCATGCCGTAGCGGGGCAGATAGCGGGGCATGAGGTTGAGCAGGCCGGCCATCGCGGAGGCGCCGGCGAACCATAGGATGGCGATCGTCGAGACGTCGTACACCGTCCCGAAGGCGCCGCCCAGGTACTCGTGGGCCAGGTACGCGAGGGCGCGGCCGTTGGCCTGGCCGCCGGTTTCGAACTCGCTCTCCGGGATGAGGAGCGTCGTGATGAAGCTCGTGCAGATCAGGAACGCGCTCATGATGACGGCGGCCGTGGTCAGCAGCTTCTTCGTGCCCCGGATGCGGCCGGCCGGCCGGTCCTCCGTGTCGCCGGCGTCGCCCGCGACATGCGGCATGACCGCGACGCCGGTCTCGAAGCCGGAGAGGCCGAGCGCCAGCTTCGGGAAGACCAGCAGGGCCACGCCGACCATGGCAAAAACGTTTCCGTGCTCGGCGGTCAGCGCGGTGGACCAGTCGGTGACCACATGGCCGGCCGTGACCACGTGCCACAGGCCGGCGACCACGACCACCACGTTCAGCGCCAGGTAGAGGCCCACCAGGGCGACCGCGACCCCGATCGCCTCCAGGAAGCCCTTGAGGAACACCGCGCCGAGCAGTGCCACCAGGAACAGGGTGATCGGCATCTGGTAGCCGTGCAGGGCGCTCGTCAGATGCGGGTTCTCGACGAGGTGGGTGGAGGCGTCCGCCGCCGAAAGGGTGATGGTGATCAGGAAGTCGGTGGCGGCGAAGCCCAGCAGCGTCAGGACGAAGAGCTTGCCCTTCCAGAACGACAGCAGCCGCTCCAGCATCGCGATCGAGCCCTCACCGCGCGGGCTCTCCTCGGCGACCCGCCGGTACACGGGCAGCGCGCCCGCCAGGGTGACGATCACCAGCACGATCGTCGCGACGGGCGACAGCAGCCCGGCCGCCAGGGCGGCGATGCCCGGCTGGTAGCCGAGCGTGGAGAAGTAGTCGACACCGGTCAGGCACATGACCCGCCACCAGCGCTGCCCCTTGTGCGCGGGCTCGGGCGGGGCGTGCGGCCCCTGCGGGGGCCTGGCCATGTCGGACAGCCCCTCCAGCATCCACGCCCGCAGTCGCTTCGTGCGGTCGCGTGGGACGGTGGCGGCCATCTGCGGGCTCTCCTGACGTACGGCTTTGCGAACGGTTCCGGCCATCGAGGAGACGGCGGAAACAGCGTATGCAGAGAGTGACCCAGGGGCTCATGGATGCATGGGCCGAACGCATCAAGCTTCCGTTAAGACCGAATGGGCGGGTGGCAGCGGGGCATCGAGGCGGTGGCGTGCCTGGCCGAAAGAGGTCTGGTGCCGGCATGCCGAGCGGCCGGGGGGGGGCGTCGAACGGGCCCGGCGGCCTGCCCCCGACGGGGAGACCGGATGCGTTCCGCCCCTGGCGGGAGATCGGAGGGGCTCCGCCCTCGGCGGGATGGAGCCAAGGACAGCTACTGGAGCCCGCCCTCAAACGCTCAGGAACGGGCCGACTGGATCGCGGCGAACAAGGAGATCATCAAGGCTGCGGCACGGAACTCGGGGCTGCCGCCGGACATGGTGGGCGTGGGTTCACGAACAATCTGGACGAGGCAAGGAACGCACTGCGCTGATGACCAGCCCTTCCCACGTGGACGACGACCGCGGTTGCCTCCGTCTGGTCCTCGCTGTACCCCTCACCCTTCTCACGCTCATCGCCGCCTACTTCTGTTGGACCGCATTGACCATCAGTCCGTCCGGCACCTGGGACGACGACGCGTACGCCGGAATCGTTCTGTCCTGCGTCCTCACCATCGCGGCAGCCGGTGCCGCGGCGGCCCTGTGGCTGGTGCCTTCGGTGCGGAGGGCCACGCCATGGTGGTGGATGCTTCCGGTGCTCTTGTTGGGCGTGGTCGCAGGAGTGCGATGGGCCGTGAGCGGTTAGGCCCGCCGCCCTCGCCGCACCCCTGACGTTCACGGCGGCCGAGGCCCTCGGGCTGGTGATGGCCGTACTGGACGGCGACCATGACGCCGCCGACGCGGACGGCCCCGTGGGCAGCGCCGTCGGCAAGATCATGCGCGTGCTCCCGGAACCGGTCGCGGGCCTGGCCGAGGCGGTCCGCGGGGTGAGCGCCCGGGGCCGGGACCCCGCTGCCGTGAGCCCGCGCCCCGAGACCACGGCCGTCCTCGTCCGGTCGTGCGCCGCGCACCGCCGACTGCGGCTCGGCTACCGGACGCGCCCGGCGGGTCATGGAGGTCGACCCGTGGGGCGTCGTCGTACGCCACGGCCGGTGGTACCTCCTGTGCTGGTCGCACACCTGGTCGCACACCTGGTCGCACACGAGGAACGCCAGACGCGTCCTGCGGGTGGACCGGGTCGCCTCCGTCGACGTACTCGAGGAGACGTTCACCCCGCCGGCCGGTCTCGACCCGGTGGAGACGCTGGAGGAACACTTTGCCGACGGCTGCAAGTACCAGGTGGAGGTCGTGATCGACGCCCCCGCGGACACGGTCGCGGAGTGGCTCCCGCGGAACCTGGGCCGCCGGGAACCGATCGACGCGCACACGACCCGCCTCGTGGCCACGACCGACGAACCGGACTGGTACGCCGAACAACTCACGGTGATCAAGGCCCCGTTCCGCATCGTCGGGCCGCGCGAACTCCGGGAGGCCGCCGAGGCCGTCGGGCGACGCCTCCTCGGGGCCGCCGGCGCCGGCCGCCCGAGCCCGGGGAAGCAGCCGCCGCCGACGGCTGACGGGCCCGTCCCTCGTTCGGGACGGGTTCTCCGCTCCCCGGGCCGGTTTCTCAGGCCAGCTTCTTCAGCAGTTCCGTGGCCAGCGGGGCGGAAGAGGCCGGGTTCTGGCCGGTGACCAGGTTGCGGTCGACGACGACGTGCGGCGCCCACGGCTCGCCCTCCCGGACGTCGACGCCCGCCTCGACGAGACGGTCCTGGAGGAGCCACTTCGCCTTGTCGGCGAGCCCGGCCTGGATCTCCTCGGCGTTGGTGAACGCGGCGACGCGGTAGCCGGCGAAGGCGTTGGCGCCGTCCCCGTCCGTGGCGGCGAGCAGCGCGGCCGGGCCGTGGCAGACGACCCCGAGCGGCTTGCCGGAGCGCAGGGCGAGGGTCAGGAGCCGTCCCGAGCCGGCATGGACCGCGAGATCCTCCATCGGGCCGTGGCCACCGGGGTAGAAGACGGCGGCGTACTCGTCGAGGTCGACGTCCTCCAGCGCGACGGGGTGCTGGAGCTCGGAGAAGGAGGCCAGCGTGGCGGCGACCCGGTCGGCGCCTTCCTGACCGCCGTTGACCTCGGGGGCCAGGCTGCCCTGGTCCACGGTGGGCGCGACACCGCCGGGGGTGGCGACGACGACCTCGTGACCGGCCGCCTTGAACGCCTCGTACGGGGCGGCGGCCTCCTCGGCCCAGAAGCCGGTGGGGTGCTTGGTGCCGTCGGCCAGGGTCCAGTGGTCGGCGCCGGTGACGACGAACAGAATCTTCGACATGGGGTGCGCTTCCTTGAGTGGTGGAGGGGGAGTGCGGCGACGAGCCGAACGTGTCGGACGTGTCGAACGTAGGACGGACGACGGCTGGTTTCCAATGACAGATCCGATGGCTGCCATAGAAATCCGCATGGGTTCTACGCTCGCTGTCGTGAGCCATGAGATTCCTGATGGGCCGGCCGCCGCGCCCGCACCCGCCGACCTCAACCTCCTGCGCACGTTCCTCGCGGTCTACCGGTCCGGTTCCTTCACCGCCGCCGCCCACCTCCTGGGACTCTCCCAGCCCACGGTCACCACCCAGATCCGGTCCCTGGAGCGGCAGACGCGGCGGGAGTTGTTCGAACGGCTGCCGCGCGGGGTCGCGCCGACCACGGTCGCCGACGAACTCGCCGCCCGCGTCGCCGCCCCGCTCGACGCCCTCGCGGCGGCCACGGGACAGGGCACCCTCGAGGAGACGCGGGCCGAACCGGTCCATCTGGCCGGGCCCGCCGAATGGCTCAGCACGGTCGCGCTGCCCGCCCTCGGCCCGCTTCTCGCGCAGGGCGTACGGCTGCGGGTGACCACGGGGCTGACCGACGCGCTCCTCGACGAACTGCGCGCGGGCCGCCACGACCTGGTCGTCGCCACCAGCAGGCCGCGCGGCCGCACCCTGACAGCGGTGCCGCTGGCGGACGAGGAGTTCGTCCTGGTCGCCGCTCCCGTCTGGGCCGAGCGGATCGGGGAGCGGCTCGCGGCGGACGGTCCGGGTGTGCTGCACGAGGTGCCGTTGGTGACGTACGCCGAGGATCTGCCGATCGTCCGGCGCTACTGGCGGCACGTCTTCGGCCGGCGCCTCAACTGCCAGGCGGCCGTCACGGTGCCCGATCTGCGCGGGGTCAGGGCGGCCGTCGCGGGCGGCGCCGGGTTCAGCGTGCTGCCGCGCTATCTGTGCGCCGACGAGCTGACCTCCGGCGCGCTGGTCCTCCTGGCCGACCCCGAGGACCCGCCGATCAACACCAGCTTCCTCGCGCAGCGCCCCGGTGCCTTCGGCAACCCTCATGTGGCCCGGGTGCGGGACCACTTGCTGGAGGCGGCGCGGTCGTGGTGAGCCAGGCCCGGCCGCGGTGATCCACCGCGGGGGCGCACGCCTCGTCGGCCCCGCGCCCTACCGGTCCCGCACCCCCACCGGCCCCCGCTGATCCCCCTGCGGCTCCCCCCGCCGCACCGACCCGGGCGCCCGCGCCGGCGGGTGGTCCGCGCGGGCCGAGGAGCTGAGCTGCCACGGCACGCTGATGACCATCACACCCGGGGTGAACAGCAGCCGGCTCTTGAGCCACAGCGCCGACTGGTTGTGCAGCAGGTTCTCCCACCAGTGGCCGACGACGTACTCGGGGATGAACACGGCGACGACATCGCGCGGGCTCTCGCGGCGGACGGAGCGCACGTACTCCATGACCGGCCGGGTCACCTCGCGGTAGGGCGAGTCGAGGATCTTCAGCGGTACGTCGATGTCGTACTCCTCCCAGCGCCGCTCCAGCTCCGTCGCCGAGTCCCGGTCGACGGAGACCGTCAGCGCCTCCAGCCGGTCGGGCTTGAGGGCATGCGCGTACGCCAGCGCCCGCAGCGTCGGCTTGTGCAGGGTGGAGACGAGGACGATCCCGAACACCCTTGAAGGGGGCCTGAGTTCGATCTTCGGGTCGGTCACCGCCAGCTCCGCCGCCGTGGTGTCGTAGTGCCGCCGGATGCCGCGCATCATCACCCACAGCACCACGGCCGCGAGCACCGCCAGCCACGCGCCCTGCGTGAACTTGGTCGCCAGCACGATCACCAGGACGAGCCCGGTGACGACCGAGCCCACCGCGTTGATGACCCGCGCGACGTGGTGCCGTCTGCGCAGCGCCCCGTCGCGCTCCACGCGCAGCTCGCGGTTCCAGTGCCGGACCATGCCGAGCTGGGACAGCGTGAAGGAGGTGAACACGCCCAGGATGTAGAGGTGGATGAGGCTGGTGACGCTCGCCCGGAAGCCCCACAGCAGCAGTGCGGCGACGACCGCCAGGGCGAGGATGCCGTTGGAGAAGGCGAGCCGGTCGCCGCGGTTGTGCAACTGGTGGGGCAGATAGCGGTGCTGGGCCAGGATCGAGGCGAGCAGCGGGAAGCCGTTGAAGGCCGTGTTGGCGGCCAGGATCAGGACGAGGGCGGTCGCGGCCTGGATGACGTAGAAGCCGACGCTGTGCTCGCCGCCGAAGACCGCGGCGGCGATCTGCGCGATGACCGTCCGCTGGGTGTAGGAGGCGCAGTCGCCCGGCAGCCCCGTCAGGCGGCAGGCGTCGGACGTGATGCGCACCTTGGCGATCAGTGCGAGCGCGGTGACGCCGACGAACATGACGATGGCGAGGGTGCCCATGGCCACCAGGGTCGCGGCGGCGTTCTTCGACTTGGGCTTGCGGAAGGCGGGTACGCCGTTGGAGATCGCCTCCACGCCGGTCAGCGCCGTACAGCC from Streptomyces avermitilis MA-4680 = NBRC 14893 includes the following:
- a CDS encoding glycosyltransferase family 4 protein, whose translation is MTSRAGRRKIVFLLHNAYAIGGTVRTTLNLASALAERHDVEIVSMSRHRAEPRFAVDPRITLVPLVDTREGSADLADPAYAREAVDFPVADKRHHQYTRLTDLRARAYLESCDADVVIGTRPGINVYIALGPRRALRIAQEHLRHDAHAKRLRTVLARHYRDLDAVVTMTGADAEVYRTRMPLPGVRVVSVPNIVPEVGVAPSDGTAKVIAAAGRLVPGKRYDVLLEAFCAVAAKDPDWELRIYGGGAEKERLQGLIDGLGLAGQARLMGVRTPIEAEFAQASLVVSASDAESFGMTLVEAMRCGVPVVSTDCPLGPAEIITDRVDGRLVPVRDTRALADAMLDLVLDDDLRRSMGAAARASAHRYDPEPIVDHYERLFAELRAARPGRAWSRQRERARGWARRTVRAARRRLRAWGGGRRPELTGARTRTARET
- a CDS encoding response regulator transcription factor gives rise to the protein MTQTVLLAEDDRAIRHALERALTLEGYAVTAVADGVEALAQAHRTPPDVLLLDVMMPGIDGLQVCRVLRAEGDRTPILMLTALVETADRIAGLDAGADDYVVKPFDVEEVFARLRALLRRTGNASLDAPKEEPSPSGQVSVAGLRMDVQARRAWRGEREVELTRTEFDLLELLVRNAGIVLDHTTIYDRIWGYDFGPGSKNLAVYVGYLRRKLDQPGAPALIHTVRGVGYVLRED
- a CDS encoding sensor histidine kinase, with the translated sequence MPLVSRLPRSLRTRLRGISSLRATFTLSFAAVAVGVTVLVGFLSYDAAARLVRLDQQTVFAQVVHDLREQVRHDALDPEDFASSDPDHDGPLDDIIRPSRTDVQVLGPGGAVADRGHPVLPVAAADRQVAEASSAGKLAEHKEVEVAGDFYRVAAVSLGHGRGAVQIAQQFSDTEDLLRQLQQRTFLLVGGVVIAAGLFGWWLARRITRRLVRLTAAAEDVARTRRLGIQVPVTGRDEVARLGRAFDRMLGRLAQSEEDQRRLVQDAGHELRTPLTSLRTNISMLRRIDELPPAAREELVADLALESRELTDLVNELVDLAAGQSDTEPVQRLDLGDLAEDVAIVARRRTGRDVIVRVTGDPTADGRPAALQRALSNLVENAAKFDRDGEEAIEIVVTGAAGAGTVRGPGTARPDTARASDSARSEALRASGSLRSDVLRASGSARSEVLRAPGSARSDGAAPSEAAVGPGSVRVEVRDRGPGIADADLTRVFDRFYRAADARSLPGSGLGLSIVREVAMSHGGTPFAYRRRGGGSVIGFTVGGGAPGEGE
- a CDS encoding APC family permease encodes the protein MAATVPRDRTKRLRAWMLEGLSDMARPPQGPHAPPEPAHKGQRWWRVMCLTGVDYFSTLGYQPGIAALAAGLLSPVATIVLVIVTLAGALPVYRRVAEESPRGEGSIAMLERLLSFWKGKLFVLTLLGFAATDFLITITLSAADASTHLVENPHLTSALHGYQMPITLFLVALLGAVFLKGFLEAIGVAVALVGLYLALNVVVVVAGLWHVVTAGHVVTDWSTALTAEHGNVFAMVGVALLVFPKLALGLSGFETGVAVMPHVAGDAGDTEDRPAGRIRGTKKLLTTAAVIMSAFLICTSFITTLLIPESEFETGGQANGRALAYLAHEYLGGAFGTVYDVSTIAILWFAGASAMAGLLNLMPRYLPRYGMAPHWARAVRPMVIVFTLVGFLVTWIFDANVDAQGGAYATGVLVLISSAAIAVTIAARKAGQRNAAIGFAVISAVFLYTTVVNVIERPDGVKIGACFIAGIILVSLLSRLARAFELRVTSVTLDELAQRFVRDIASRKIRFIANEPDNRDIAEYRDKIEQIRHDNDIPAQEDFVFVEVTVLDPSEFEAGLSVRGEVLHGRYRVLTLESSSIPNALAALLLHVRDTTGGTPHIYFEWTEGSPFANFLRFFLFGQGEVAPVTREVLREAEPDRRRRPRVHVG
- a CDS encoding helix-turn-helix transcriptional regulator, which produces MEVDPWGVVVRHGRWYLLCWSHTWSHTWSHTRNARRVLRVDRVASVDVLEETFTPPAGLDPVETLEEHFADGCKYQVEVVIDAPADTVAEWLPRNLGRREPIDAHTTRLVATTDEPDWYAEQLTVIKAPFRIVGPRELREAAEAVGRRLLGAAGAGRPSPGKQPPPTADGPVPRSGRVLRSPGRFLRPASSAVPWPAGRKRPGSGR
- a CDS encoding type 1 glutamine amidotransferase domain-containing protein: MSKILFVVTGADHWTLADGTKHPTGFWAEEAAAPYEAFKAAGHEVVVATPGGVAPTVDQGSLAPEVNGGQEGADRVAATLASFSELQHPVALEDVDLDEYAAVFYPGGHGPMEDLAVHAGSGRLLTLALRSGKPLGVVCHGPAALLAATDGDGANAFAGYRVAAFTNAEEIQAGLADKAKWLLQDRLVEAGVDVREGEPWAPHVVVDRNLVTGQNPASSAPLATELLKKLA
- a CDS encoding LysR family transcriptional regulator, yielding MGSTLAVVSHEIPDGPAAAPAPADLNLLRTFLAVYRSGSFTAAAHLLGLSQPTVTTQIRSLERQTRRELFERLPRGVAPTTVADELAARVAAPLDALAAATGQGTLEETRAEPVHLAGPAEWLSTVALPALGPLLAQGVRLRVTTGLTDALLDELRAGRHDLVVATSRPRGRTLTAVPLADEEFVLVAAPVWAERIGERLAADGPGVLHEVPLVTYAEDLPIVRRYWRHVFGRRLNCQAAVTVPDLRGVRAAVAGGAGFSVLPRYLCADELTSGALVLLADPEDPPINTSFLAQRPGAFGNPHVARVRDHLLEAARSW
- a CDS encoding APC family permease produces the protein MRSEELHEALLPKRLALPVFASDPLSSVAYATQEILLVLTLGGLAYLHFTPWIAAAVVALMAVVVLSYRQVVHAYPSGGGSFEVVSTNLGPSTGLVVAASLLVDYVMTVAVSVASGVDNIISAVPRLAEYRVPLALVFVALLTAVNLRGLRESGRAFAAPTYLFIGGVLVMVVTGLIRYALGDPPVAESARYGITPDPGDAHLTGLALTMLVLRAFSSGCTALTGVEAISNGVPAFRKPKSKNAAATLVAMGTLAIVMFVGVTALALIAKVRITSDACRLTGLPGDCASYTQRTVIAQIAAAVFGGEHSVGFYVIQAATALVLILAANTAFNGFPLLASILAQHRYLPHQLHNRGDRLAFSNGILALAVVAALLLWGFRASVTSLIHLYILGVFTSFTLSQLGMVRHWNRELRVERDGALRRRHHVARVINAVGSVVTGLVLVIVLATKFTQGAWLAVLAAVVLWVMMRGIRRHYDTTAAELAVTDPKIELRPPSRVFGIVLVSTLHKPTLRALAYAHALKPDRLEALTVSVDRDSATELERRWEEYDIDVPLKILDSPYREVTRPVMEYVRSVRRESPRDVVAVFIPEYVVGHWWENLLHNQSALWLKSRLLFTPGVMVISVPWQLSSSARADHPPARAPGSVRRGEPQGDQRGPVGVRDR